The DNA sequence GTGCACCGCGTCCTGCGCGTACTGCTCCTTCCAGCGCAAGCCCGGCGAGAAGGACGCGTACACGATGCGCATCGAGGAGGCCGTCCGCCTCGCCAAGGCGATGGAGAACGAGAACCTCACCGAGCTCCACATCGTCAACGGCCTGCACCCCACCCTCCCCTGGCGCTACTACCCGCGGTCGCTCAGGGCGCTCAAGGAGGCCCTTCCGCAGGTCTCGCTGAAGGCCTTCACCGCCACCGAGATCCACCACTTCGAGAAGATCTCCGGACTGTCCGCCTCCGAGATCCTCGACGAGCTGATCGACGCCGGGCTGGAGTCGCTCACCGGCGGCGGCGCCGAGATCTTCGACTGGGAGGTCCGGCAGCACATCGTCGACCACGAGACCCACTGGGAGGACTGGTCGCGCATCCACCGGCTCGCGCACGAGAAGGGCCTCAAGACCCCGTGCACGATGCTCTACGGACATATCGAGGAGCCCCGCCACCGGGTGGACCACGTGCTGCGGCTGCGTGAGCTCCAGGACGAGACCGGCGGCTTCCAGGTCTTCATCCCGCTGCGCTACCAGCACGACTTCGTGGACATGAAGGACGGCAAGATCCGCAACCGGCTCCAGGCCCGCACCACCATGGCCACCGGCGCGGAGGCGCTGAAGACCTTCGCGGTCTCGCGGCTGCTGTTCGACAACGTGCCGCATGTGAAGGTCTTCTGGGTGATGCACGGCGTGCGGACCGCACAGCTCGCGCTCAACCACGGCGCGGACGACATGGACGGCTCGGTCGTCGAGTACAAGATCACCCACGACGCCGACAACTACGGGACGCCCAACAAGCTCACCCGTGACGATCTGCTCGAGCTGATCCAGGACGCCGGCTTCCGGCCGGTGGAGCGGAACACCCGCTACGAGATCATCCGCGAGTACCAGGGTCCGGACCCGGCCCGGCGCGAGGCCCCGCAGCCGATGCGGGTCTGACCCGTCCCGCCCGCCGCGGGTGTGGTCCGTCCCGCCCGCTGCGGGTCTGACCCGTCTCGCCCGCCGCGGGTGTGGCCCGCCCGCTGTGGGTATGGCCCGTCCCGCCCGCCGCCCGGCGGCCCGATGTCTGACGGCCGCCGAGCGGGGCACCCGGGGCCCATGGCCGGTACGAAGAGCCCCGAGGACGCGTACACCGCCGCCCCCTTCGTCCCGGAGGGCGCCGACCTGGGCGCGCTCCGGGAGGCGGCGGCCGGATGCCACGGCTGCCCGCTGCACCGCGCCGCCACCCGCACGGTCTTCGGCGCCGGAGACCCGGCCGCCCGGGTCCTGCTCGTCGGCGAGCAGCCGGGCGACCAGGAGGACCGGCAGGGCAAGCCCTTCGTGGGCCCGGCGGGCAAGGTCCTCGACCGGGCCCTGGACGAGGCCGGGATCGACCCGGACGAGACATACATCACCAACGCCGTCAAACACTTCAAGTTCACCCACGTCCCCGAACGCGGCAAGCGGCGCATCCACAAGCCGCCGAGCCTGCGCGAGATCTCCGCCTGCGGGCCGTGGCTCGAGGCCGAGGTGGAATTGATCGAGCCCGAGGTGATCGTGGCGCTCGGCGCCACGGCGGGGAAGGCGCTGCTGGGCCCGTCGTTCCGGGTGACCAAGCAGCGCGGGACGCGGCTGGAGAGCGACGCGTCGGGACCGGCGCGCGGTGGGCTGGTCGTCCCCACGATCCACCCGTCGGCGGTGCTGCGGGCCGATGACCGGGAGGCGGTCTACGGGGGCCTGGTGGCGGACCTGAGGGTCGCGGCGGAGGTGCTCGGCTAGCCGGCCACCGCCCCGTAAGGGGTTCGCGCGGCGAGGGCGCCGACCGCCCGTAGGTATCGTCGGCCGCATGTCCCTGCGCTTCGAACTCGACCCCGAGACCACCCCTGAGCTGCTCGACTCCATCTGCGCCCTGTGGGCCGACGTCTCGAACGCGGGGGGCGCCGTCGGCTTCCTGCCGCCCGTGGTCAAGGACGACGTACGGCCCGATCTGCTCAAGCACCTCGCCGCGATGGCGGAGGGCCGCAGCCGCCTGCTCATCGGCCGCGACCAGGGCGGCGCGGTGGCCGCCACCGCCTTCTTCACCTTCAACACCCACCGGCTGATGCGCCACTGGTGCTGGCTCTACACCGTGATGGTGCACCCCTCCCACCAGGGCAAGGGGCAGGGCCGCGCCCTTATGGCCGCCGCCGAGGGCGCCGCCCGCGGTATGGACGGCATCCAGGGCATCCGGCTCACCTGCCGCGGCGGCACCGGGGCAAACCGCTTCTACGAGGCGTGCGGCTACAAGGAGGTCGGGCGGGTGCCCGAGGCGATCAGGGTCGCGGACGACGACTTCCGGGACGACGTCACCATGTGGCTGCCGCTGAATTGATCGAAAACCGGGCGTGGTTCACTGGGAGGACAGGTTTTCCCAGCGGAAGCCCCAGCAGAAGCCCCAGCAGAGAGAGGACGACTCGTGTCCTTCACGCCGAGCGCCGCGTTCCGCTACACCCTCATGCGCCTGGGCATCTTCGTCGGCTCCTTCCTGGCCATCTGGGCCCTGGTCTACTTCCGGGTGCTGCCCTCCGGCCTCGGCGACTCCAACCTCTTCTGGGTGGCGCTGCTCGCGCTGGTCGTCTCCGCGCCGCTCAGCTGGGTCATGCTGCGCAAGCCACGGGAGGCCATGGCCGTCCAGGTCGCCGAGAAGGTGGACCGCGCCAAGGAGCGGCTGGCCGCGAACCAGAGCCAGGAGGACGGCGTCTGACCGGCGCGGGGCTGTAACGCTCCTCACACCCCCGGCACACCGCGCGGCGCCCCTTGTGTCAGCTTCCGCTGGCAGAAGGGGCGTTGATGCGTTTCCGTCCCTCAGAAGTCAAAGAAACCCTTTGGGTTCCCCAAAGCGGCAGTGTTAACGTACTTGTCATGAAGACAGCAGCCGCGCCCCTCATCTCCGCGAGCGTTCCGCTCGTGGCGCGCCTGCACATCGATCTTTGCCGCTGCCGGTCCGCGGCCTGTCGCCGCCGCTGACCCACCTCAATGTGCAGCGGCCGGAGATCCCGTACGGACTCCTGGCTCTCTCCCCGCTCTCCTACCTCCCCCGGAGTGTGTCCGTTGTCGTCCGCCCTCAAGGCGGCCCCCCAGGGGCCGTCGTCCTTCCGCCTGCCCAAGGTGCCGTTCTGGGCCCAGATCCTGCTGGGGCTCGTCCTCGGCGTGGTGCTCGGCTGGATCGCCCGCAGCGGTGATGTCGGCTGGCTGGTCACCACGCTCGACAAGATCGGATCGATCTTCGTCCAGCTGCTGAAGCTCGCCGTCGCCCCGCTGGTGTTCTTCGCGATCCTGATCTCGATCACCAATCTGCGGAACGTCAACAACGCCGCCCGGCTGGCGACCCGCACCCTGCTGTGGTTCATGGCCACCTCGCTCATAGCCGTGGCCATCGGCCTCGCGATCGGCCTGGTCACCAACCCCGGCGCCGGCACCGACCTGACCCCCAAGGACGGTGCCAAGCCCGACCACGCGGGCTCCTGGCTGGACTTCCTCACCGGCATCGTGCCGACCGACGTCATCACGCCGTTCACCGAGCTGAACGTCCTCCAGATCGTCTTCATCGCCGCCGTCGCGGGCGTGGCCGCCCTCCAGCTCGGCGAGAAGGCCCAGCCCATCCTCACCCTGAGCCAGTCGGTGCTCGAACTGCTCCAGAAGGCCCTGTGGTGGGTCATCCGCCTCGCCCCGCTGGGCACCCTCGGCCTGATCGGCACCGCCATCGCCGACTACGGCTGGAACCTGATCGGCAAGTACGCGACCTTCACCGCCGACATCTACATCGGCTGCGCGCTGGTGATGTTCGGCGTCTACCCGCTGCTCCTCGCGACGGTCGCCAAGGTCAACCCCCTGAGCTTCTTCAAGGGCGCCTGGCCCGCCATCCAGCTCGCCTTCGTCTCCCGCTCCTCGGTCGGCACCATGCCGCTGACCCAGAAGGTCACCGAGCGCCTCGGCGTCCCCAAGGAGTACGCCTCCTTCGCGGTGCCCTTCGGCTCGACGACGAAGATGGACGGCTGCGCCTCGATCTACCCGGCGATCGCCGCGATCTTCATCGCCCAGATCTTCGACGTCCACCTCGGTGTCGGCGACTACCTCCTGATCGCCTTCGTCTCCGTGATCGGCTCCGCCGCCACCGCCGGCCTTACGGGTGCCACAGTCATGCTGACCCTGACCCTCTCCACCCTGGGCCTCCCCCTGGAGGGCGTCGGCCTGCTGATGGCCATCGACCCGGTCCTGGACATGATGCGGACCGCCACCAACGTGGCCGGGCAGTCGCTGATCCCGGTGATCGTCTCGGCCCGCGAGAAGATCCTCGACCGCGACGCCTACGCCCACGCCAGCGCGTCCCCGCTGGACGACAGCGACGAGCCGGAGCCCCGACTGGCCGCCGCGTAACGCGCCTACCGGCCGACGGTGCCCCCGGACCCCTCGAGGTCCGGGGGCACCGCCGTTCACTCGCCTGCCGTGGCCTCCAGGCCCACGATGGCCACCACCAGCAGGAGCAGGAAGAAGACCCGGGCCGGGGTGACCGGTTCGTGGAAGAGGACCATGCCCAGCAGCGCGGTGCCGACCGCGCCGATGCCGACCCAGACGCCGTAGGCCGTGCCGATGGGCAGGCTCCGCACGGCCACGCTCAGCAGCCCCATGCTCACGATCAGACCGGCGACGGTGATCACGCTGGGCCACAGCCGGGTGAAGCCGTCGCTCAGCTTCATGCCGATCGACCAGCAGATCTCGAACAGCCCGGCCGTGAGCAGCAGGACCCATGCCATGACGGCACCTCCGTGAAGTCTCTCGTTACGGGGTGCGTCGTCTTTGCGGGTCCCGGTACGGCGCGTCTCGTCGGGTGTTCCCGACCGTAGCAAACCCCGGCGCGTCAGGTGAGCGGGGCGGTGAGGAGGGGGAGGGCGCGGGTGAGTTCGCGTTCCCAGTAGGGCCAGGTGTGGGTGCCGGGGCCGTAGAGGTGGGCGGTGACGGCCAGGCCGTGGCCGCGGGCGCGGCGCAGGTAAGCGCGGGCCATCTCGCCGAGGCCGCGCTCCAGGCCGTCCTCGGGACGGTCCGGCGGGTCGAGGGGGCCCGGGGCGCCGTTGCCGCAGGCGAGGTAGAGCGGGTAGCCGCGGGGGAGCCGGGGGATGAGGGCGTACGGGTTGTGGGCGTCCCAGAGCGCGGACTGGGCGGCGGGGTCTCCCCACAGGCCCGCCGGGTCGGCGCCGTAGCCGGTAAGGATGTCCTGAACGCCGCTGGGGTCCGAGGTGGTGTGGATGACGCCGCTGAAGGAGGCCGCCGCGCGGAAGAGGCGGGGATGGCGGGCGGCGTAGCAGAGGGCGCCGAAGCCGCCCATGGACAGACCGGCGATCGCGCGGCGGCCGTTGGACCGTAAGGCGCGCTCCAGGAGGGGGCGCAGCTCGGCCAGGTGGAAGGTCTCCCAGGCGGGCGGGCCGTAGTGGCCGCCGTTCCACCAGTTCGAGTAGAAGCCGACCGGGCCGCCCTCGGGGGAGACGATCAGGGCCGGGACGTCGGCGGTGATGCCCTCGACATCGGTGTTGAGGGTCCATGCCTCCCAGCCGGGGCCCGGGTCGCAGCAGCCGTGCAGGAGATAGAGGACGGGCCAGCGGCGGTGGGGGCTGCGGTCGTAGCCGGTGGGGAGGAGGACGCGGGCATGGCCCTCGCGGCCCAGGGCGGGGGAGTCGATGGTCAGGTCCAGGACGCGTTCGCTGACGCGGTCCGCGGCGAGCAGGCGCGCGCGGTCGGCCGTCCGGCGTCCGGCGAGGGCTTCCGGGGAACGGGCTTCCGCGGGGGCGGGGAGGAGCGGTACGGCGGCCAGCGCGGTCAGCGCGGTGACGGCTCGGCGGCGGTTCGGCATCGTTCGTTCTCCTTCGCGGCGCTGCGTTGCGGAGCTGAACGGGGCAC is a window from the Streptomyces luomodiensis genome containing:
- a CDS encoding DUF4229 domain-containing protein; this translates as MSFTPSAAFRYTLMRLGIFVGSFLAIWALVYFRVLPSGLGDSNLFWVALLALVVSAPLSWVMLRKPREAMAVQVAEKVDRAKERLAANQSQEDGV
- a CDS encoding GNAT family N-acetyltransferase, whose amino-acid sequence is MSLRFELDPETTPELLDSICALWADVSNAGGAVGFLPPVVKDDVRPDLLKHLAAMAEGRSRLLIGRDQGGAVAATAFFTFNTHRLMRHWCWLYTVMVHPSHQGKGQGRALMAAAEGAARGMDGIQGIRLTCRGGTGANRFYEACGYKEVGRVPEAIRVADDDFRDDVTMWLPLN
- a CDS encoding alpha/beta hydrolase; its protein translation is MPNRRRAVTALTALAAVPLLPAPAEARSPEALAGRRTADRARLLAADRVSERVLDLTIDSPALGREGHARVLLPTGYDRSPHRRWPVLYLLHGCCDPGPGWEAWTLNTDVEGITADVPALIVSPEGGPVGFYSNWWNGGHYGPPAWETFHLAELRPLLERALRSNGRRAIAGLSMGGFGALCYAARHPRLFRAAASFSGVIHTTSDPSGVQDILTGYGADPAGLWGDPAAQSALWDAHNPYALIPRLPRGYPLYLACGNGAPGPLDPPDRPEDGLERGLGEMARAYLRRARGHGLAVTAHLYGPGTHTWPYWERELTRALPLLTAPLT
- a CDS encoding DMT family transporter, whose protein sequence is MAWVLLLTAGLFEICWSIGMKLSDGFTRLWPSVITVAGLIVSMGLLSVAVRSLPIGTAYGVWVGIGAVGTALLGMVLFHEPVTPARVFFLLLLVVAIVGLEATAGE
- a CDS encoding UdgX family uracil-DNA binding protein (This protein belongs to the uracil DNA glycosylase superfamily, members of which act in excision repair of DNA. However, it belongs more specifically to UdgX branch, whose founding member was found to bind uracil in DNA (where it does not belong), without cleaving it, appears to promote DNA repair by a pathway involving RecA, rather than base excision.), with translation MAGTKSPEDAYTAAPFVPEGADLGALREAAAGCHGCPLHRAATRTVFGAGDPAARVLLVGEQPGDQEDRQGKPFVGPAGKVLDRALDEAGIDPDETYITNAVKHFKFTHVPERGKRRIHKPPSLREISACGPWLEAEVELIEPEVIVALGATAGKALLGPSFRVTKQRGTRLESDASGPARGGLVVPTIHPSAVLRADDREAVYGGLVADLRVAAEVLG
- a CDS encoding dicarboxylate/amino acid:cation symporter translates to MSSALKAAPQGPSSFRLPKVPFWAQILLGLVLGVVLGWIARSGDVGWLVTTLDKIGSIFVQLLKLAVAPLVFFAILISITNLRNVNNAARLATRTLLWFMATSLIAVAIGLAIGLVTNPGAGTDLTPKDGAKPDHAGSWLDFLTGIVPTDVITPFTELNVLQIVFIAAVAGVAALQLGEKAQPILTLSQSVLELLQKALWWVIRLAPLGTLGLIGTAIADYGWNLIGKYATFTADIYIGCALVMFGVYPLLLATVAKVNPLSFFKGAWPAIQLAFVSRSSVGTMPLTQKVTERLGVPKEYASFAVPFGSTTKMDGCASIYPAIAAIFIAQIFDVHLGVGDYLLIAFVSVIGSAATAGLTGATVMLTLTLSTLGLPLEGVGLLMAIDPVLDMMRTATNVAGQSLIPVIVSAREKILDRDAYAHASASPLDDSDEPEPRLAAA
- the mqnE gene encoding aminofutalosine synthase MqnE gives rise to the protein MGGDRVTATTHDAGFKRELEEKVRAGERLSREDGIALYESDDLAWLGGLAHEVRTRKNGDVVHFNVNRHLNMTNVCTASCAYCSFQRKPGEKDAYTMRIEEAVRLAKAMENENLTELHIVNGLHPTLPWRYYPRSLRALKEALPQVSLKAFTATEIHHFEKISGLSASEILDELIDAGLESLTGGGAEIFDWEVRQHIVDHETHWEDWSRIHRLAHEKGLKTPCTMLYGHIEEPRHRVDHVLRLRELQDETGGFQVFIPLRYQHDFVDMKDGKIRNRLQARTTMATGAEALKTFAVSRLLFDNVPHVKVFWVMHGVRTAQLALNHGADDMDGSVVEYKITHDADNYGTPNKLTRDDLLELIQDAGFRPVERNTRYEIIREYQGPDPARREAPQPMRV